From the genome of Lotus japonicus ecotype B-129 chromosome 6, LjGifu_v1.2, one region includes:
- the LOC130724528 gene encoding uncharacterized protein LOC130724528 gives MEQDPPSTFIRPCKRQDNLASSSRPLIPGPAGAVQAAMIHRRSTDDKPNISTQQFVRQVLQDGHDTDPDFQSNAWLSALQLNGSATPLGAITHHHERVDHIIGVIKSCNPNGFGDATVTLKDPTGTVGASIHHKVFTESVFAKDITVGSVLLLQKVAVFSPRKSNCYLNITLSNVVKVFPKDSAPPPGSFTNITED, from the exons ATGGAACAAGATCCACCATCAACCTTCATCCGCCCTTGCAAACGCCAAGACAACCTTGCCtccagctctcgtcctctcattcccggCCCAGCTGGCGCCGTCCAGGCCGCCATGATTCACCGCAGATCCACCGACGACAAACCAAACATTTCAACCCAACAATTCGTTAGGCAAGTCCTCCAAGACGGCCACGACACCGATCCCGATTTCCAATCCAATGCTTGGCTTTCAGCCCTGCAATTAAACGGATCTGCCACTCCTCTGGGCGCAATCACTCACCATCATGAAAGAGTAGATCACATCATCGGTGTTATCAAATCCTGCAATCCCAATGGGTTTGGAGATGCAACAGTTACACTCAAG GACCCTACGGGCACTGTTGGCGCTAGTATCCATCACAAGGTATTCACTGAAAGCGTATTTGCGAAagacataactgttggatctgttctgcTTCTCCAAAAG GTCGCTGTGTTCTCTCCTAGAAAGTCTAATTGTTATCTGAATATAACCTTGTCCAATGTAGTCAAG GTATTTCCAAAGGACAGTGCACCTCCACCTGGAAGCTTCACAAACATAACAGAAGATTAA
- the LOC130725397 gene encoding uncharacterized protein LOC130725397, whose product MNNNWVPPRHMLATLKENNPGNLSTITQVYNRIKKVKELDRGPLTEMQYLLKKLAEANYVHFERHEEDSGVIMEFFWAHPNAINLFNTFPHVVIMDCTYKTNKFQIPLLEMVGLTSTGLTYSIAFCYMTRERTPDYVWALECMKSLLADPARLPGVIVTDRELALLSAVRNIFPEATHLLCLFHINKNVEAKCKLWVDTTDFKALVMQKWNEVVYAETATQFEEEWSDMCDMCKDHPRFTSYIYDTWLVHKEKFVKAWTNRVKHFGTTTSNRAESAHASLKKMLRNGKGNLCDSWEAIDRLTIVRHNAIQASFERSINIVEHHFKSPMYKNMRGFVAKHALHLMYDEQKRFWGHGEKCGCVMKVTHGLPCACALQSMASIPYAAVDPFWKILSWEQVPVVESQTSNSGCMPLEIEALWAHFNTLDDAGQSMLRRKLKELYCPQISSLCPPEVKIKHNQSSKERKTKPPRGQSIGSTQRDLSHWELVDNQTKEQEAKASKRKPRLTKTPKTTPTSQAPKSKNKKAMTATGSKIYLPELPSFLWPYIHEVIDVVGDGNCGYRAIAALLDLQNGQDGWPRVREELIVELTLYEKHYTRMWGYDVVQAMHNHLTLPPDGRATKAKWMHLPEMGYLIANRFRVVFISISLKSSYTYLPMRGGAPPLEHPVIAIGHVTNHFVQLKLVSGHPMSPIAPQWEYNVEEPESEWCKPYKERLDRFMAEHTVWIGPRVITNFDLTDITED is encoded by the exons ATGAATAACAATTGGGTCCCACCGAGACACATGTTGGCCACTTTGAAGGAAAATAATCCGGGTAACTTGTCTACCATCACTCAAGTGTATAATCGCATCAAAAAAGTTAAAGAACTAGACCGCGGGCCACTTACAGAGATGCAATATTTGCTGAAGAAGTTGGCAGAAGCCAACTATgttcactttgaaagacatgaagAAGATTCGGGTGTCATTATGGAATTTTTCTGGGCTCATCCTAATGCTATTAACctcttcaacacattccctcaCGTGGTaatcatggattgcacatacaagacaaacaaatttcAAATTCCATTGCTTGAAATGGTTGGCCTCACTTCTACTGGTCTGACTTACTCCATTGCATTTTGCTACATGACTCGTGAGCGCACACCTGACTATGTTTGGGCCTTGGAGTGCATGAAATCTCTACTTGCTGACCCTGCCCGATTACCTGGAGTGATTGTGACTGATAGGGAATTGGCTTTACTTAGTGCTGTTCGGAATATTTTTCCTGAGGCTACCCATTTACTATGCCTAttccacataaacaagaatgttGAGGCAAAGTGCAAATTGTGGGTTGACACAACGGATTTTAAAGCCTTAGTGATGCAAAAGTGGAATGAAGTGGTATATGCTGAAACAGCTACACAATTTGAGGAGGAATGGAGCGacatgtgtgatatgtgtaaggATCATCCAAGGTTCACATCGTACATTTATGACACTTGGTTGGttcacaaggagaaatttgtGAAGGCATGGACAAACAGAGTGAAGCATTTTGGAacgacaacaagtaacag GGCTGAAAGTGCACATGCAAGCTTGAAGAAGATGCTTAGGAACGGCAAGGGTAACCTGTGCGATTCATGGGAAGCAATTGATAGGTTGACCATTGTACGCCACAATGCAATacaagcatcgtttgagcgcagtattaaCATTGTAGAGCACCATTTCAAGTCTCCAATGTATAAGAATATGAGAGGATTCGTTGCTAAACATGCACTTCACCTAATGTATGATGAACAAAAAAGATTTTGGGGTCATGGTGAGAAATGCGGTTGCGTGATGAAAgtcactcatggactaccttgcgcttGTGCACTTCAGAGTATGGCCTCAATTCCGTATGCAGCAGTtgatccattctggaagatacTTTCTTGGGAACAAGTGCCTGTTGTGGAGAGTCAAACCTCAAACAGTGGATGCATGCCGCTAGAGATTGAGGCTTTGTGGGCTCATTTCAATACCTTGGATGATGCGGGCCAAAGTATGCTGAGAAGGAAGCTTAAAGAGCTTTATTGTCCTCAAATCAGTTCATTGTGTCCTCCTGAAGTGAAGATAAAGCACAATCAATCGTCCAAGGAGAGGAAAACCAAACCTCCCAGAGGTCAATCAATAGGATCCACCCAGCGTGACCTTTCACATTGGGAACTTGTTGACAATCAGACCAAAGAACAAGAAGCGAAAGCTAGCAAGAGGAAACCTAGGCTCACcaaaactcctaaaacaactccaACATCGCAAGCTCCTAAGTCAAAGAACAAGAAGGCTATGACGGCCACCGGCTCCAAAATCTACTTACCGGAGTTGCCATCTTTTTTATGGCCATATATACATGAAGTGATAGATGTTGTCGGGGATGGTAATTGTGGATACAGAGCCATCGCTGCATTGCTGGACCTTCAGAACGGTCAGGACGGTTGGCCTCGGGTTAGGGAAGAGCTGATTGTAGAACTCACACTCTATGAGAAACACTATACACGCATGTGGGGTTATGATGTGGTACAAGCCATGCACAATCATCTCACTCTCCCTCCTGATGGTAGAGCCACTAAAGCCAAATGGATGCATCTACCAGAGATGGGGTACCTTATTGCTAACCGGTTTCGGGTGGTTTTCATCTCCATCTCGTTAAAATCTAGTTACACTTACCTTCCGATGAGAGGAGGCGCCCCACCGTTAGAACATCCTGTCATAGCTATTGGTCATGTGACcaatcactttgtacag CTGAAGTTGGTGTCTGGACATCCTATGTCGCCAATTGCTCCCCAATGGGAATACAACGTTGAAGAACCCGAGTCCGAATGGTGTAAACCGTATAAAGAGCGTTTGGATAGATTTATGGCTGAACACACTGTTTGGATTGGTCCTCGTGTTATTACCAACTTTGATTTAACAGACATAACAGaagattga
- the LOC130722059 gene encoding protein MAIN-LIKE 1-like produces the protein MYLMHLVGATLFADKSGGHSFSARWIGMLQDLERVSEFAWGAMALATLYDQLGQSSRSGVKQMGGYTSLLMAWVFEHFPDRLVRRYANPAYIEDQPRARRWTESRSGHARLDERRVLFDELTADDVTWTPYEAHREWRQRDERALFSGYIRCPYPPAVRPHLPERVMRQFGYIQTIPRHPSEMDRSPADEAVDAAFADYVQYLFPEGDPAIEEGQAVGGYMDWYARVSHCFIIPDERRIDLSVVAALRRALEVLELSLEVDDALLPGTQARALTERALRILQDLAGTQGIAYVAGRGGLGAGGRAGGRAGRRAGGRAGGRAGGWEGGRAGARGGRRGRGGRRGRGQ, from the exons ATGTACCTGATGCATCTTGTTGGCGCGACATTGTTCGCCGACAAGAGTGGGGGGCACTCATTCTCCGCCCGTTGGATCGGCATGCTACAGGATCTTGAGCGGGTGTCGGAGTTCGCGTGGGGCGCCATGGCCCTTGCCACGTTATACGACCAGCTTGGACAGTCTTCTCGCAGCGGGGTCAAACAGATGGGCGGTTACACTTCCCTGTTGATGGCCTGGGTCTTTGAGCACTTTCCAGACAGGCTCGTTCGCCGGTATGCGAACCCTGCTTACATAGAGGACCAGCCCAGAGCTCGTAGGTGGACAGAGTCACGGTCGGGTCATGCTAGGCTTGACGAGAGGCGAGTACTATTTGATGAGTTGACGGCCGACGACGTCACTTGGACTCCATATGAGGCCCACAGGGAATGGCGACAGCGGGATGAGAGGGCTTTGTTCTCAGGCTACATTCGGTGTCCATATCCCCCTGCTGTGCGACCTCATCTTCCGGAGCGGGTCATGCGACAGTTTGGGTATATACAGACGATCCCGCGCCACCCTAGTGAGATGGATAGATCTCCCGCAGATGAGGCTGTTGATGCGGCATTCGCAGATTATGTGCAGTACTTGTTTCCTGAGGGCGACCCTGCTATAGAGGAGGGACAGGCTGTGGGCGGTTACATGGATTGGTACGCTAGAGTGTCTCATTGTTTCATCATACCGGATGAGAGGAGGATTGATCTCAGTGTCGtg GCTGCTTTGCGTAGGGCTTTAGAAGTCCTTGAGTTGTCACTTGAGGTGGATGATGCTTTGCTGCCAGGCACACAGGCCCGCGCTTTAACGGAGAGAGCACTTCGCATCCTCCAGGACTTGGCTGGGACACAGGGCATTGCTTACGTTGCTGGGAGAGGAGGTCTGGGAGCAGGTGGCCGAGCAGGTGGCCGAGCAGGTCGCCGAGCCGGTGGCCGAGCAGGTGGCCGAGCAGGTGGCTGGGAGGGCGGCAGGGCAGGAGCCAGGGGAGGCCGTAGGGGTAGGGGAGGTCGTCGTGGTAGGGGACAGTAG
- the LOC130723103 gene encoding protein FAR-RED IMPAIRED RESPONSE 1-like has translation MNPYSDQPHVSQSIEVDAEVHCTVEDTVSSPKATLGSQSEEQEIKQGMSFVSVDALKTFYRDYGIRKGFGSMVRNSRKGKDGKLNYIILACSREGNYVSSNLVGKERRALGKEGDGKALLSYFTQMQQKNSDFFYEIDLDDNLCVRNVFWADARSREMCKYFGDVVSFDTTYLTNKYDMPFAPFVSVNHHGQSVLLGCGLISSEDTNTFAWLFETWKRCMFGIPPQGIITDQCKAMKKAIELVFPDARHRWCLWHIMKKIPEKFNGYGQYKEIKKDMKEAVYDSLDVTEFDGQWNTFIDKYGLRNNDWLTGLYLERTRWVPCFLKNYFWAGMSTTQRSESMNAFFDGYINSKTSLQQFVLQYSNALRDKAEKEYEADFQSSTTTIHCAITSVIERQFQQQYTNQKFKEVQAEFRGKMNCLLKFLFQDGSICHYEVTEEMSIVGRIREVNFKVIFNWDGYDISCTCLLFPFKGIMCRHSFLVLANERVKQIPSKYVLDRWSKNLRRTHTNIKCSYNLKHMQPQVERYDKLCDAFHKVAELASVSHEATELLTVTVQDVGEKVKATIATSQNQQAETQTEHPQGEQSADQNQATTDGQGLIRSPVRKPRRGRPPFEKVVKTKKAARNRRQNEVNNQDSFPVVSIPERGESSTVRSSAHITNCGAHIATDLMMTNVDANGNDVIYSQNCWPSQLSNVSTTGFVSLLAPIQTDLSASYNA, from the exons ATGAATCCATATAGTGATCAACCTCATGTTAGTCAGTCAATTGAGGTTGATGCAGAAGTACATTGCACGGTGGAGGATACGGTGTCCTCGCCCAAAGCAACATTGGGTTCACAATCTGAAGAACAAGAGATTAAACAAGGCATGTCTTTTGTGTCTGTAGATGCACTGAAAACATTCTACCGTGATTATGGTATTAGAAAGGGGTTTGGATCAATGGTAAGAAACTCTAGAAAGGGGAAAGATGGTAAATTGAACTACATTATACTTGCATGTTCAAGAGAAGGAAATTATGTTTCAAGCAACTTGGTGGGAAAAGAGAGGCGTGCTCTTGGGAAGGAAGGGGATGGAAAGGCATTGTTATCTTATTTTACACAAATGCAACAAAAAAATAGTGATTTCTTTTACGAAATTGACTTGGATGACAACCTTTGTGTTAGAAATGTGTTTTGGGCTGATGCAAGAAGCAGGGAAATGTGTAAGTACTTCGGAGATGTTGTGTCATTTGACACAACGTACCTGACCAATAAATATGACATGCCTTTTGCTCCGTTCGTGAGTGTCAACCACCATGGGCAATCAGTTTTGTTGGGATGTGGGCTGATATCTTCGGAAGACACTAACACATTTGCATGGTTATTTGAGACATGGAAGCGTTGTATGTTTGGAATTCCTCCTCAGGGAATTATCACAGATCAGTGCAAGGCCATGAAAAAGGCCATAGAGTTGGTCTTTCCAGATGCCCGCCATCGGTGGTGCTTGTGGCACATAATGAAAAAAATTCCTGAAAAATTCAATGGTTATGGACAGTACAAGGAAATCAAGAAAGACATGAAAGAAGCTGTTTATGATTCATTGGATGTCACTGAATTCGATGGCCAGTGGAACACATTCATTGACAAATATGGGTTGAGGAACAATGATTGGCTAACTGGCCTATACTTGGAGCGGACAAGATGGGTCCCATGTTTTCTAAAGAATTATTTCTGGGCGGGGATGTCAACCACACAAAGAAGTGAAAGCATGAATGCTTTTTTCGATGGATATATAAACTCCAAAACATCACTCCAACAATTTGTGTTGCAGTACAGTAATGCCCTCAGGGACAAGGCCGAAAAGGAGTATGAGGCTGATTTTCAATCATCGACCACAACAATACACTGTGCAATAACTTCTGTCATTGAGAGACAATTCCAACAGCAGTACACTAATCAAAAGTTCAAGGAGGTCCAAGCTGAATTTAGAGGAAAAATGAACTGTTTACTAAAATTCTTGTTCCAAGATGGTTCAATATGCCACTATGAAGTGACGGAAGAGATGTCTATTGTGGGGCGTATAAGGGAAGTAAATTTCAAGGTTATCTTTAATTGGGATGGTTATGATATAAGTTGCACTTGTTTATTGTTTCCGTTCAAAGGGATAATGTGCAGACATTCATTTCTGGTACTTGCAAATGAAAGGGTGAAACAGATTCCTTCAAAGTATGTCTTAGATAGATGGAGCAAAAATTTACGAAGAACACATACCAACATCAAGTGTAGTTATAATCTGAAACACATGCAGCCACAGGTGGAAAGATATGATAAGTTGTGTGATGCTTTTCATAAGGTTGCTGAGCTTGCATCTGTTTCTCATGAAGCCACTGAGTTGCTAACTGTAACTGTGCAAGATGTTGGAGAGAAGGTGAAGGCAACGATTGCTACTAGCCAAAATCAACAAGCAGAAACTCAGACAGAACATCCACAAGGTGAACAAAGTGCAGATCAAAATCAGGCTACTACCGATGGTCAAGGTCTAATTCGTAGTCCTGTGCGTAAGCCGCGCAGGGGTCGACCTCCATTTGAGAAAGTAGTTAAGACAAAGAAGGCGGCAAGGAACCGTCGCCAAAATGAAGTCAACAATCAA GACTCCTTTCCAGTGGTCTCAATCCCCGAACGGGGCGAAAGCTCGACTGTCAGATCCTCAGCTCACATAACAAATTGCGGAGCACACATAGCAACTGATCTCATG ATGACAAATGTTGATGCCAATGGAAATGATGTAATATATTCACAAAATTGTTGGCCTTCACAGCTGTCAAATGTTTCAACAACTGGTTTTGTGTCATTACTTGCACCCATTCAGACTGATCTTAGTGCGAGTTATAACGCATAA